The Cydia pomonella isolate Wapato2018A unplaced genomic scaffold, ilCydPomo1 PGA_scaffold_59, whole genome shotgun sequence genome contains the following window.
GCTCTCACCTCTCCTATGCGTACATTAATCATGTCCCCCAAGGAGATGTGGAGCTCTTTTTTCAGGTCCTCCTTGAACTCCTCAAATACTGACGCGACAATCTCTGGCAGTTGATGAGTTTCTAATGCCGATGCTGGCGCCTGCGCTTTAACTTTTGTGTTCCTCTCGGAGTAAGCTTTCCTTAGCGCCTTTGTCTCCGCTTGGAGTTGTGCAAGCTGCTCTTTCATCCTCTTGTTATCTGCCTTGAGAGCTCGCAGCTCGTCCCCCTCCTCGCGGGACTGTAATTTTTTCATCGCCTGCAGGATGCGTCGGCAGGAATTGTTAATCCTGCCGTGCACTTGGCCATTCAAGTTCCCGGATTTGCGAGCCTCCTCTAGCACATTGTTGGCTTCCGTGCAGACTTCGTCGATTATGTCCCCCTCATAGATTACTGGGACCGGGGATGAGCTTTTTGCAACTTCTGAGCTGATGGCAGGAGTTGCCCTGATATACTCAGAGATGTCCTTCCCTCGTGCACGTGTGAAACGTCGCTCCGCATTCTCAGCAATGTCAGAGATCATTTCATACTCATCCGAATAAGAATTCCGCAGTTGTGCTTTAGCTCTTGCCATGCCTGAATATTTACACCCAGCTTTTCCTCTACGCGCAGTGTTTATTTTTGGGGCAACATCCGGCTGCATATTCCCAGCGTCGTCTTCATGTGCACGTTTCCCATGTTTATAGGGCTTGCCCGCCTTGTCATTTATTAGGGGGGACCTATTCCTTCCCCTACCGCCTGTGCTCCGGTCCCTCTCCGTACTTGCTGGAAGGCTGCGTCCAGCCCTTTCGCGCACCGCTTTGGTCTCCCTGGTCCTTGACCGGGTAATTCGCGGTTTCAGGTCCGTTTTGGGATCTGACTCAGAGACGTTCCGGACCGTGTCCTGATCAGTCCCTGTATCCATCGGAGTCCGTTTTCCCTCGCCATTGTCGTTGGTCTCGGTGCGCACCGACGGGGTGCCCACCTCCGCCGCCAAGTCTACATTATCCTTTCCAATGCCATTGTCTTTTGTGTTTgcctgtttttttattaaaagtttttttaatattatctgCCATTTGATTCCCACGAGTATGGGACGA
Protein-coding sequences here:
- the LOC133534127 gene encoding uncharacterized protein LOC133534127; this translates as MVANTKDNGIGKDNVDLAAEVGTPSVRTETNDNGEGKRTPMDTGTDQDTVRNVSESDPKTDLKPRITRSRTRETKAVRERAGRSLPASTERDRSTGGRGRNRSPLINDKAGKPYKHGKRAHEDDAGNMQPDVAPKINTARRGKAGCKYSGMARAKAQLRNSYSDEYEMISDIAENAERRFTRARGKDISEYIRATPAISSEVAKSSSPVPVIYEGDIIDEVCTEANNVLEEARKSGNLNGQVHGRINNSCRRILQAMKKLQSREEGDELRALKADNKRMKEQLAQLQAETKALRKAYSERNTKVKAQAPASALETHQLPEIVASVFEEFKEDLKKELHISLGDMINVRIGEVRALLPPAPTLRPPLAADRNNAARAASNQAEPAQVASLSQAESRPATSGATLMPPARPGPAEKRAKKKANAGAKQATASLAGPSATTTQVSAPQTTWREVVSKKARRKANKAPPPPASKTARMPSTPKKLSEPNTAAVVIALKPESEASYASIMAKVTASFKLSEIGLEHVKIRKAADGARLIEVPGADKGRAADELCTKLAGLVGEEAKVYRPVKMARLRISGLDEA